Part of the Streptococcus ilei genome is shown below.
GACAAAGATGAAAGAAAAGTCCGTAAAGAGGATCTGTTGAGGACCGATTCCGATGAAGCTCAAGAATTGGTTAATAGATCCCCCTTGACCAAAGATCCCGATAAAGGCATAAGCCTTGAGCAAGAGGTTAACCCAGGTCGGAAGGACGATGAGCATGAGCCAGAGCTGACGATGCTTGAGCTGGGTCAAAAAATAAGCTGTCGGGTAAGAAATCAAGAGCGTCACAAAGGTAACGATCCCAGCATAGAGAATGGAGTTGAAGCTCATCTTGAGGTAGGTCCAATTCTGCGCTGTAAAAAAGGTTTGGTAATTCTCTAAGGAACCCTGTCCCTGGACATTAACAAAGGATTGCCAAATAATCAAGGCTACAGGAGCCAAGACAAAGAGGAGGATCCAGAGAAAATAGGGAACCACAAAGAGGTTAGAGGTTGTTTTCTTCATCTCTTTCCTCCTCGATGGCATTGATCAATCCGGCTTCTTGCTCTTCCACTTCTACGTACTCTTCGATCCGTGCATCGAACTCTTCTTCCGTTTCATTGAGACGCATGACGTGGATATCTTCTGGTTCAAAGTCCAGACCGATTTCTTCACCTACGATTGCCTTACGCGTTGAGTGAATCATCCACTCATTGCCCAATTCATCATAGGCGATGATCTCATAGTGTACCCCACGGAAAAGTTGGGTATCCACTTTCACCTGGAGCTTGCCTTCTTCGGGCAGTGTGATTTGCAAATCTTCAGGGCGAATAACGACTTCGACCGGTTCGTTTGGTCTCATCCCTCCATCGACTGACTCAAAGCGTTTACCGTTGAATTCTACTAGGTAGTCTTCGATCATGATCCCTGGAAGGATGTTGGACTCACCGATAAAGGTCGCAACGAAATGGTTGATCGGCTCATCGTAGATATCGACTGGTGTTCCTGATTGGACAATTTCTCCTTCGTTCATGACGAAGATCCAGTCACTCATAGCTAGCGCTTCTTCCTGGTCATGGGTAACAAAAACAAAGGTAATACCCAAGCGTTGTTGCAATTCACGAAGCTCATACTGCATATCTGTCCGCAACTTCAAGTCAAGGGCAGACAAGGGCTCATCCAAGAGGACTACTCGCGGTTCATTGATAATCGCCCGTGCAATAGCCACCCGCTGGCGTTGACCACCAGAAAGTTTCTGGATGGAGCGTTTCTCAAATCCTCCTAATTGCACCATCTTAAGGACTTCAGTCACTCGTCTTTGAATTTCCGCCTTGTCTAGCTTCTTCAAACGAAGAGGGAAGGCAACATTCTCAAACACATTCATGTGTGGGAAAAGGGCATAGGACTGGAAGACGGTATGGACATCCCGTTTGTTAGTCGGTAAATCATTGATCCGAACACCATCCAAGAGGACATCCCCTGTCGAAGCGTCTAACAAACCGGCAATAATGTTCAAAATCGTCGATTTACCAGATCCTGAAGCACCGAGGAGGGTATAGAATTTCCCTTCTTCCAACTCAAAGTTGATATCTTTGAGAACCACTGTATCGCTGTCTTCAAATACTTTTGAGACATTTCTAAACTCAATAATTGGTTTTTTCAATTCACATAAATTCCTTCTTTTTCATGCGTTTCCATCTGAGACCAACCACTAGTCTCATAGGCTGACGAGAATACCCGTCAGGCCACCAACACCTCTCGGGGACTTATAAGACTGCCCCACCTATTTTCAGTATCGATAGGCACTCACCCCCCTTCTAAAGTAGGAAGGGTCTACCCAAGAGTAGCCCCTATTCCATCTCGAACCGTTAATCTCTCCCAATAATACGGACTTCCCGCTCTAAGGTCACCCCAGCCGATTTTTCAACTGTCGCGATGACATGAGCAATCAAGTCTTCATAATCTTTGGCAGTCCCATGATCGACATTGATCATAAAGCCAGCATGCTTTTCAGAAACTTCTACACCACCAATCCGGTATCCCTTTAATCCTGCCTCACTGATCAACTGTCCTGCAAAGTGACCGACTGGACGTTTGAAAACAGAGCCACAAGACGGGTATTCGAGAGGTTGTTTCAGCTCTCGCAAATGAGTCAAGCGCGCCATTTCTTGATTGATCTGATCATAGTTGCCAGGTGCTAAGGCAAACTTAGCCGAAATCACCACATCTCCTGTCTCTTGGATCTTGGAGTGGCGATAACCAAAGGCCAAATCACTTGCGGATAGGGTTTTTATTTCACCCTCTGGCGTCAAGACCTTACAAGATTGGAGAATATGGGCAATCTCGCCACCATAGGCACCAGCATTCATGTAAACAGCACCCCCAATGCTACCAGGAATCCCACAAGCAAATTCAAAGCCTGTCAAGCTATGGTAGCGGGCTACGTGAGTCACATCGATCAGCTTAGCACCTGCCTCTGCTTCAATCACGTACCCATTGACCCGGACATCATGGAAATGATCAAACATGATCACAAAGCCTTCAATCCCACCGTCACGGACGATAATATTCGAAGAATTCCCCAAGACCATCCATGGAATTTCATGAGCATTGGCAAAGGTGACAATTCGTTTTAATTCATATTGATTGCGAGGAAAGGCCAAATAGTCTGCAGCCCCTCCAACCTTGGTATAGGTATATTGTTTGAGTGGCTCATTGAACAAAATCTCAATGCCAGCCAACTCCTCTTTGATTTGCTTTACGATTTCCATCTCACAACTCTCTTCTATACATTATCTTATCCATTATAACAAAAACCAGCCCACTTTTCGACCCAGAAGTAAAAAAAACAGAAACAGCCAAAAGACCGATTCTGTTTTAATTTTTTTTAAACAAGGGTTTATTAAATTAGCCAATCTTACGCGCAATGCCACGTGTTTCTTGAGTGGACAAGGCTGAGCCAATGGCAACCCCACCCCCAATAATGGTAAAGACTGCCAACATAAAGAAGTTAAAGAAGTATTTATCAGGTGCTTCACCATTTAGAACAAGGGAATTGATCAAATCAAATCCATCACTAAAGTCGAGTCCAAGCTGTTTAACTGCTTCTAAGGCATAGTCAAATTGGTGAACGAGAACAACAGTCACCAACAAGAGGATACTAGAAATAACTGCACCAAGTTTGCTAAATTTCTTCCCTAAGATCTCATAGCCTTTGACAACACAGATCCCAAGGATGAAACCAGCATAAAAAGCTACGTAGCCGAGACGGGCAATAAAAAGAGTCACAGCTCCTCCGATAATGGCACCAATAAAGGCACCGACTGTTCCAAGAAGGACATTTTCTTTCTGACTATTATATGAATCTGTTTCAATTTTTAGTTGGGAACTCACAATTTGATAGTTTTCTTCATTCATCAAGAAGAGGGAATCTCCAATCTGGTAGAGACCAACCGGACCTTTTTCACCAGAGTAGCCACATACAGTGTAGAAACCATTGGTTTGTAAAAATTGCAGGATTTCTGTTAGGGCTTGGTGAATGTTCTCAATCGTTTTTGCCTTGGTCATCCCAGCTTTTACAGTGAAAGTTGTGACATATTGGTTGAGGCTAACGCTCTTCAGAACAGAAGATTCTTTCACCATTTGCTGCAGTTGAGCCGCTGCTTCTTCCGCATCATCACGAGAAACAGAAAGAGCAATGCTGAAGACATTTTTTGTGTCTGTTTCTCTCATTAAGAAGAAATACCCAGAGTTCTCACCATAAATAGATGAGGTCTGAGGATCAAACTGGAATCCAAGTTCCGTAGCAAGTTGATGACGTTCAAAGTCTTTCATTAGAATTACAATCTCCTTTACATTTCTATCTATCTTTTGAATAAATGTTTATTATCCTAAAATAATTTGATAGACAAATGATTTATAAAACTATTTTATCATAGATAAATAAAATTAGATAGACTAATTTAGCCTATCTAATCATTTTTTTCTTTGAATCAAGATTCACTAAGCTTCTACCTTCACACCAGTTGTGTCAATCTTTAATGAGAAAACCTGACCATTTAAGGCCTTAGACTCCAAGCCTTTGGCAAAGGCTTCTGCATGTTCAACTGGGAGCAAGGTCATAATGGTTGGACCTGCACCAGAAAGGTAAGTCGCATAAGCTTCATGTTGATGCGCAAGTTCTTTCACCTGAGGGAACTCTGCAACTAGTTGTTGACGGTAGCGCTCATGGAAGCGATCCGCTTCGATAGCTTTTCCTGCAACTCTTAAGTCTCCCTTAGCAAGGGCAGCAATGGCCACGTTTGCAATGGAACTAGCTGCCACAGCTTCCTTATAAGTCCACTCACTCGGAAGGACATTTCGGCTATCGCTGGTCTTGAGCTCGTAATTCGGAACAAAGGCCACTAGTGCACACTCAGGAAATGGAAGAACCAAATGATGGGTCTCCTGATCCACATAGCTTGCTACGACCAGATTTCCAAAAATAGCTGGCGCTACATTATCCGGATGACCTTCGATTTTTGTCGCGATCTCTAGTTTATCTTCATCGCTAAGACATAAGTTGCCCAGTTGATTAGCCAACTCAATCCCCGCTACAATAACAGAGCTAGAGGAACCAAGACCACGCGCCAAAGGCACTTCACTAGTCATCTTGAGACGATGAGGAGGCAAATCGGATGCGACTTGGAGAGCAGTTTGAAGCAAGAGATTCTCTTCATCGCTTGGAATCTCCTCTCCTAAATCATGTTCAATCCACCAGTTTTCTTGCGCTTCTAGCACATCAATGGTCAAATACTTAGAAACAGCGATCCCAACAGAATCAAATCCTGGCCCTACATTGGCACTAGTCGCTGGTACTGTAATTCTCATCTCATTCTCCCAATACTTTAAAGGTATTCATAAGTTTGAAATTCGGCTCTGAATCCAGTTTTTCAACCAAGTTCTTGAATTGCGTCTGGTTGACTTGGTGGGTAATGATAACCACACTTGCAAATTGACCATCTGAGTCTTCTTGAAGGATTTGCTTGAAGGAAGCTCCTTCTGCATTAAAGATTTCCGCAATACGTAAGATTTGACCAGTCGCATCTGGTGCCTTGATTGAGAAGTAATAATTGTTCTTCACATCTTCAGGCTTAGCCAATTGAAGCGGGCGGCTGTATTCGTTGAAGGCTTTACCGATTGTTCCTTCATTCAAACGACGAACAATGCGAACGATGTCAGCTACAACACTAGTCGCAGTTGGTTTTTGACCTGCCCCTGGTCCATAGTACATAGACTCACCAATCCCGATCGATTCCACATAGACCGCATTCATGACGTCGTTCACGCTAGCAAGTGGATGTTCTTTAGGAAGGAAGGTTGGTGTCACTTCTGCTGCAATCCCTGACTTTGTTTCAACAATCGAGCCGACCAACTTGATCACATAACCAAGGCTTTGGGCTACTGAGACATCTTGAGGAGTGATTTGGCTGATCCCTTTGTGCCCTACTTGGTCAAATTGGATGTTCATCCCAAAGGCAAATTGGCTCAAAATCACCATCTTATAAGCTGCATCAATTCCTTCAACGTCATTGGTCGGGTCACTTTCAGCGTAACCAAGTCGTTGTGCTTCTGCTAAAGCATCTTCATAAGTCCAGCCTTCTTCGACCATTTTGGTCATCATAAAGTTAGAAGTACCATTGACCACACCGAGAACTTTGGTCACCTTGTCAGAAGCCAAGGAATTCACCAAGGTCCGAAGGATTGGAATTCCACCCGCTACGGCAGCTTCATAATAAAGGGCTACTTGGTGTTCTTTTGCAATCTCCAGCAACTCACTTCCATGAACCGCAAGAAGGTCTTTGTTGGCAGAGACCACATGCTTACCTGCTTCCAATGCACGGGTGATAAAGGTCTTCGCTGGCTCGATACGCCCCATCAATTCAACCACGATGGCAATCTCTTTATCTTCAATAATCTCATCGACATTGGTCACAAAGTTGTAGTCATGACCTGCCGCTTGCAAGCTTTGCTTTTCCGCATCGTCGCGAACCAAGACCTTAGCGATCTCAATTTCATCCTGAGCGGCCTGACTGATCTTTTCATGATTTTCTTTTAATAAAAATGGTACGCCACTAGCAACTGTACCAAATCCTAGTAAGGCAATTTTAACAGACATATTGGTCTCCTTAAAAATCTAATATATTCCATTATATCAAAAACTAGGGCCTTCTGACTAGTTCTATGGTTCTCTTCCTCTAGAAGAACACTTCTCACCCAGATTAAAATCTTCTCATCAAACCAACTAGCATTCCATGCCTTCAAAAATAGCCTAGATCTCCTGAAATTTTAAGCCATTTGTAACTTTGTCTTTAAGAGATTTCATGACCCTATGATATAATGATATTGATAAAGAAAGGGGTCTCTATGAATCACCGAAAAAGACGTGTCCCAAAGAAAATACGATTACTACTGATTTTAAATGCTTTTCTTCTGTCTTGCATATTCTTTTTAGGGTTCCTCCTATTGAAACAGGGGACTATTGCTGACAAGCAAGAAACAAATACAAGTCAGACGATGAGCCAGCAAGGGTCTACTACCAAATGGGTAAAACAAGAGCAACCTGTAAAAATCCCGATTCTCATGTACCACGCTGTTCACACGATGGCCCCTTCGGAAGAGGCCAATGCCAACCTCATTGTAGCACCAGAAACCTTCGAGAGTCATCTCAAAGCCTTAAAAGAGGCCGGTTACTACACCCTGACGCCCGAAGAAGCTTATCGCGCCCTTACAAAAAATGAACTGCCTGAAGGTGGCAAAGTCGTTTGGTTGACGTTTGATGATGGAGTTGCAGACTTTTATACCATCGTCTATCCACTCCTAAAAAAATACCAAATGACCGCAACCAATAATATCATTACTTCATTTTCTGAAAAGGAAAAACCGAGTGTTTTAACCTTCGATCAAATCAAAGAAATGAAAGCACAAGGCCTTACTTTTGAGAGCCATACGGTATCCCACCCAGATTTGGCCCAATCAGATACTGCCACTCAAAAGGCTGAACTTGCCAATTCAAAACAAGTATTAGATAAGAAACTCGATCAAACCACTACCACCATTGTCTACCCCGCTGGTCGCTACTCTGAGGTCACCATGGATCTAGCAAAAACCAATGGCTACAAAATGGGCTTGACAACCAACAATGGACTAGCTAGTTTAGATGATGGCCTCTACTCACTAAAACGTCTGCGGATCTTGCCAACTACGACAGCAGAAAACCTACTTGCAGAAATGCAAACCAATCCATAAGCATACAAAAAGCACGAGTCCGAGCGACTCGTGCTTTCTTTCTCCATAAAGGAGGCTTTTACTTAGACTTGATGTAGTTCACACCATCTGCTTTTGGTGCAACCGACTTACCAAAGAAGGCTGCTAGGACGATGATGGTCAATACATACGGCGCAATACGGAGGTAGACTCCTGGAATATGGGCAAGGAAAGGAATCTGCGTAGACACAACCGCCAAGGCTTGTGAAAGACCAAAGAATAGACTGGATAACATGGCACCGATTGGGTTCCATTTACCAAAGATCATAGCCGCTAGGGCGATAAATCCAGGTCCCACAATTGTAGTTGCTGAGAAATTGACAGATGCAGATTGTGCATACAAGGCACCCCCAACTCCTCCTAAAAATCCAGAGATGAGCACACCATAGTAACGCATGAGGTAAACATTAATCCCAAGGGTATCCGCAGCTTGTGGATGTTCACCAACTGAGCGAAGGCGAAGACCAAACTTCGTTTTAAACATGATAAACCAGGCTACAAATGAAAATCCAATCGCGACATATCCCATTAAGCTTGTATTCTTGAAGAAGATATCTCCAATAACAGGGATATCAGACAAGAAAGGAAAATCAAATTTACCAAATGACAAATCGATATTGTTGGTTTGACCTTTTCCGTAGATTGCTTTTACCAAGAAGACAGCTAAGGCAGGAGCCAACAAGTTCAATACCGTACCACTCACCACGTGGTCAGCACGGAAGTTGATAGTAGCTACAGCATGGATAGCAGAGAAAATAAGACCAACCAAACCACCTGCAAGGAGAGATAGCCAGATTGTCATGCCACCAAGAGAGTCAGCAAAAGTCAAGTTAAACACGACTCCTGTGAAAGCTCCCATAACCATGATACCTTCCAAACCGACATTAACGACACCAGCATGTTCGGAGTAGGCTCCTCCGATACTAGTGAAAATGAGGGGAGCAGCATAGACCAGCATATTCGATACAAGAATCGTTAGTATAGCAACAGTATTCATCCTTACTCTACTCCTTTCATTTGTTTTTTAGGCTTGATGTATTTTTCGATAATGTAATGAGCACTTACAAAGAAGATAATCGAAGCTGTCACAATATTGACAAGTTCTGGCGGAATAGTCGCTGTGGTCATACCTGGCGCACCTGTTTGCAGGGTACCAAGCAAGAAGGCTGCAAAGACAATCCCGATAGGAGAATTGCTAGCAAGGAGAGCCACCGCCATACCATTAAATCCAATAGCCAAGGAACCAGGTTGAACATAAATGTTCTGGAAGGTACCAATCCCTTCCACTGCTCCACCGATCCCACAGAGGGCTCCTGAAATCACCATAGAAAGAATGATGATTCGTTTAGCTGACATCCCTGCATAATCTGAAGCATTTGGGTTGAGACCAACGGAACGGATTTCAAAACCAAGTGTTGTTTTCTTAATAATGAACCAAACCACTGCAACAGCAATCAAAGCGATAAAGATACCGATATTCATCCGTGACTTGGTTAATTCAGTCAGAAAACCTAGTCGATAACTTGCATTTGCCCCTACTGTGATACTGGATTCAGAATCGACCATGAACTTTTTAGGGAAGTTCCGGATGATTTCATTTCCAGCAAACAGGACGATGTAGTTCATCATAATGGTAACGATGACTTCACTCGTTCCCAAAAATGCTCGCAAGATACCAGGAATCAAACCAACGAAACCACCTGCAATTGCAGCCACAAGGACTGTTAAAGGAATCATTAAGATACGAGGGATATCTGGGAAAGATAAAGCGAACCATACTGCCGCAATCCACCCAGCCAAGGCCTGTCCTGGTAAGCCAACATTGAAAAAACCAGCCCGGCTAGCTACTGCAAATCCGAGAGCGATCAAAACCAGTGGTCCCATGGCACGGAAAATTTCACCCACATTTTTAATAGAACCAAAAGCTGTCTTGAAGAGTTCTTCATAACCCCAAAGGGCATCATAACCAAAGATCCACATGATGATGGCTCCGAGGATGATTCCTAGGATTACAGAAATAAAAGGAATAGCAATTTGTCTTGTGTTTTTATTCATTTGAAGCCTCCTTGATTTCTCCACCAGCCATTAGAATACCAAGCTCTTGTTTGTTGGTCTCAGATGGCTTCACAATACCTTGGATTTTTCCATCATGAATAACAGCAATCCGATCTGATAGGTTTAGAATTTCATCTAATTCGAAGCTGACAACGAGGACGGCTTTTCCTTTATCACGTTCAGCAATCAAACGTTTATGGATGTACTCAATCGCACCAACGTCCAATCCACGTGTCGGTTGGCTAACGATTAACAAATCTGGATTCCGATCAACTTCACGAGCAATAATGGCCTTTTGTTGATTTCCTCCTGATAGAGCACTTGCTGGAACAATCTCGTTGGCTGCACGAACATCAAATTCTTCCATCAACTTGCGGGCATATGAATTAATTTGATTGTAATTCAACACACCGTTTTTGCTAAGTGGTTCTTTGTAGTAAGTTTGAAGTGCGATATTTTCAGAAAGCATCATTTCGAGAACAAGACCATCACGATGACGATCCTCAGGAACGTGGCTGACATTCATTTCAGTAATCTTACGTGGGGAAAAGCCAACAACTTCTTGTCCTTTAATTTTAATACTGCCTGATTTGACTTTGCGCAGTCCAGTAATAGCCTGAATCAATTCACTCTGACCATTACCATCAATCCCTGCAATCCCTACAATTTCGCCTGCACGAACATCAAGAGATAGTTCTTTGACTGCAGGAACTCCACGGTTTTCATTCACGACTAAGTCAGAAATTTGAAGAACCACTTCTTTCGGTTGCGCTTCTTCCTTTTCTGTTACGAAAGAAACCGAGCGCCCAACCATCATCTCTGCCAAATCTTTATTGGTAGCACCTTCGATGCTAACGGTTTGAATGGATTTCCCACGACGAATAACTGTGACACGGTCCGCAACCGCACGAATTTCGTCCAGTTTGTGGGTGATGAGGATGATAGATTTCCCTTCTTTAACAAGGGCTTTCATGATATCCATCAACTCCAAAATTTCAGCAGGAGTTAGCACCGCTGTGGGCTCGTCGAAAATCAGAATATCAGCTCCGCGATAGAGTGTCTTCAAGATTTCTACACGTTGTTGAGCACCAACAGAAATATCTTCAACTTTTGCTGTAGGATCCACAGCCAAGCCGTAGCGTTCTGACAACTCAAGGATATCTGCATTAGCCTTTTTCAAATCTAATACACCTTTATTCGTTACTTCGCTACCAAGAATGATATTTTCTGCAACAGTGAAAGCTTCTACCAACATGAAGTGCTGGTGAACCATCCCGATCCCTAGAGAAGCAGCCTTTGAAGGAGAATCTAATTTTTCAGACTTCCCATTGACCACAATTTCTCCGCTCGTTGGTTCCAAAAGACCAGCCAACATATTCATCAGGGTTGATTTCCCAGCTCCATTTTCACCAAGAAGTGCATGAATTTCACCTTTACGCAATTCGAGGTTGATTTTGTCGTTTGCGACAAATTCACCAAAGATTTTGGTAATTTCACGCATCTCAATGACGTTTTCGTGTGCCATTCGAATATTCCTTTCTAGAAAACTATATTTTATTTCAGTAGGACCTGCTAAACGAGTTAGTAAGTTCTATTGAGACAAAATGTCCCAACACCTCATAAAAAAGCGACCCAAGAAGGATGGATCGCTTCCGGAAGGTTTTATTTCTCAGGTGCTTTTACACTACCATCGATAATTTGTTTTTTAGCATCTTCTACTGCTTTTTTAGCATCTTCAGAAAGATTAGAAGTTGTCAAATCAACACCACCATCTTTCAAACCAAATGTGATCACTTTTCCACCTGGGAATTTGCCATCAGCAGTTTGAGTTGCGATTTCTTGAACAGTTTTACCAACTTGTTTTAAAGTTGAAGCCAATACGAAGTTAGATTCTTTACCATCTTTTGAAGTGTATTTACCTTCGTCAACTTGGTCACGGTCTACACCAAGAACCCAAACTTTTTCGTCTTCATTTTTCTTCTCGTTCAAGTCTTTTGCTTCCTTGAAGACACCAGCTCCTGTACCACCAGCAGCTTGGTAAATAACGTCAGCTCCTGCAGCGTATTGTGTCGCTGCAATAGTTCTTCCTTTTTCAGGGTTGTTGAAGTCTTCAGCATATTGTACGTCTACTGAAATGTCTTTGTTTACAGACTTCACGCCTGCTTCAAATCCTTTTTCGAAACGAGTGATAACTTCACCACGTGCTCCACCGATGAAACCAACTTTGTTAGTCTTAGTTGTTTTGGCAGCAGCAACCCCTGCAAGGTAAGCAGCTTCATTATCCGCAAAAACAGCAGATGCTACGTTCTTTTTATCTCCTACAACAGAGTCAATGATAACGTAGTTGATATCAGCATTTTCATCTGCAGCAGCTGTAACAGCTGGAGCAAGTTTGTAACCAACACCGTAAACTAATTTGTAGCCGTTTGTAGCAGCTTGGCTAAAGTTATTTGCAAAATCTGCTTCACTTGTAGATTGGAAATAAGTGAATCCGTTATCTTTAGAAAGACCGTTTTCTTTCCCCCAAGCTTGTAGACCTTCCCATGCAGATTGGTTAAATGATTTATCATCAACACCACCTGTGTCAGTAACGATAGCAGCTTTTAAATCAGTTTTTGCATCTGAAGAATCTTTGCGAGACGCACGATTTCCACATGCAGCAAGTCCGATTGCAGCGACAGTTACTAGACCTAGGCCTAACCATTGTTTCTTGTTCATTTCTGAACCTCCTAAATAAGATATGCAACTAAGTTGCGGATTAATGAAAGGGTCAATAGACCGCCTTTACAGATGTTACTAGGTAAGATCTGTAAAGGAATATGGAAGCAATTCCTTGACCGTCATCACGACCGTCGATTTATCTTTGGCTACCAGAGTAACCGGTAGGTCTGGCTCGAAAAATTCAGCCATCACCTGGCGACAAGCACCACAGGGTGAAACTGGTTTTTCCGTCTGACCATAAATAATTAATTCCTTAAATGAACGCTCCCCTTCTGAAACAGCCTTAAAGATGGCTGTCCGCTCGCCACAATTGGTCAAGCCGAAGCTAGCATTTTCAACATTGACGCCTGTATAAAGCTTTCCATCATCTGTCACAAGGACAGCCCCGATTGGAAAATGAGAATAAGGTACATAAGCATTCTCACTTGTTTTTACAGCTAGGTCAATCAACTCAGTAGTCGCCATGGGCTACTTCTCCCTTCATAATGGCTACTCCAGAGGAAGTACCAATTCGGTTAGCACCCGCTTGGATCATAGCTTGAGCATCCTCATAGCTACGAGTCCCACCAGATGCTTTTACTCCCATATCAGGTCCCACAACCTGGCGCATGAGAGCCACATCCTCAACAGTTGCCCCACCAGTAGAAAATCCAGTCGAAGTTTTGACAAAGTCAGCTCCCGCCAATTTAGCGATCTGGCAAGCTACTACTTTTTCAGTTTCGGTCAATAAGCAGGTTTCGATGATCACTTTTACCAAGTGATCCCCACTTGCATCCACAACAGACTGAATATCCTCTTCTACTAACGTAAGGTTTTTGGATTTCAAGGCACCGATATTGATGACCATATCGATCTCATCGGCTCCATTTTGAATGGCATTTTGAGTTTCAAATGCTTTAACAGCTGGTGTGTTCGCGCCAAGAGGAAAACCAATCACTGTACACACTTTTACATCTGAATCCCGAAGTCCTTCAACTGCGAAGTTGACCCATGTTGGTTGCACACAAACACTCGCAAAATCATATTCTTTCGCTTCTTCGATCAAAGCCTCGATTTGTTCTTGCTGTGCATCCGGTTTTAATAGTGTGTGGTCTATGTATTTGTTTAATTTCATTAATGAATCTCCCCTAAACGAATTACGATACGATTTCAATAATTTCTGAAACGCTTACAACCTTGTCTAGTATTTTAACATTTTTTTGGAATTCTGCAATGTTTTTTTGACAAATTTCTAAGTTTGTATAAATAGTTGCAACAAGATCCCCTTTTTGAACAGGATCCCCGACTTTCTTAGCAAAAACAATCCCTGACTCATAGTCTAAAACATCTGATTTAACCGCTCTTCCAGCCCCCAGACGCATTGCGAAGAGTCCGTGTTCCATAGCAGGCAATGCTGCAATATAGCCATCCGCTTCTGCATAGACAGGTACTTGTTCTTTTACCTGAGCTGGACGGTATAGATCTTCCAAATCTCCACCTTGAGCAAGGACCATTTCCTCAAACTTCTTCAGAGCTTTGCCAGCTGTCAGATGTTGTTTGATTTCTTCCAAGCTAGCCGTCACCCCACCAAGCTCCAACATAATTTGAGCCAATTCGCAAATGAAGTGGGTCACGTCTTCTCTACCTTTGCCTTGAAGAATATCTAAGGCTTCAAGAATTTCCAAACGGTTCCCAATGCTGGTTCCCAAAGGCTGGCTCATATCCGTCAAGACAGCAATAGTCTTGCGACCGACAGCATTTCCAAGATCCACCATGGTGCGGGCCAGTTCACGCGCTTC
Proteins encoded:
- a CDS encoding polysaccharide deacetylase family protein — translated: MILIKKGVSMNHRKRRVPKKIRLLLILNAFLLSCIFFLGFLLLKQGTIADKQETNTSQTMSQQGSTTKWVKQEQPVKIPILMYHAVHTMAPSEEANANLIVAPETFESHLKALKEAGYYTLTPEEAYRALTKNELPEGGKVVWLTFDDGVADFYTIVYPLLKKYQMTATNNIITSFSEKEKPSVLTFDQIKEMKAQGLTFESHTVSHPDLAQSDTATQKAELANSKQVLDKKLDQTTTTIVYPAGRYSEVTMDLAKTNGYKMGLTTNNGLASLDDGLYSLKRLRILPTTTAENLLAEMQTNP
- a CDS encoding ABC transporter permease, whose translation is MNTVAILTILVSNMLVYAAPLIFTSIGGAYSEHAGVVNVGLEGIMVMGAFTGVVFNLTFADSLGGMTIWLSLLAGGLVGLIFSAIHAVATINFRADHVVSGTVLNLLAPALAVFLVKAIYGKGQTNNIDLSFGKFDFPFLSDIPVIGDIFFKNTSLMGYVAIGFSFVAWFIMFKTKFGLRLRSVGEHPQAADTLGINVYLMRYYGVLISGFLGGVGGALYAQSASVNFSATTIVGPGFIALAAMIFGKWNPIGAMLSSLFFGLSQALAVVSTQIPFLAHIPGVYLRIAPYVLTIIVLAAFFGKSVAPKADGVNYIKSK
- a CDS encoding ABC transporter permease is translated as MNKNTRQIAIPFISVILGIILGAIIMWIFGYDALWGYEELFKTAFGSIKNVGEIFRAMGPLVLIALGFAVASRAGFFNVGLPGQALAGWIAAVWFALSFPDIPRILMIPLTVLVAAIAGGFVGLIPGILRAFLGTSEVIVTIMMNYIVLFAGNEIIRNFPKKFMVDSESSITVGANASYRLGFLTELTKSRMNIGIFIALIAVAVVWFIIKKTTLGFEIRSVGLNPNASDYAGMSAKRIIILSMVISGALCGIGGAVEGIGTFQNIYVQPGSLAIGFNGMAVALLASNSPIGIVFAAFLLGTLQTGAPGMTTATIPPELVNIVTASIIFFVSAHYIIEKYIKPKKQMKGVE
- a CDS encoding ABC transporter ATP-binding protein translates to MAHENVIEMREITKIFGEFVANDKINLELRKGEIHALLGENGAGKSTLMNMLAGLLEPTSGEIVVNGKSEKLDSPSKAASLGIGMVHQHFMLVEAFTVAENIILGSEVTNKGVLDLKKANADILELSERYGLAVDPTAKVEDISVGAQQRVEILKTLYRGADILIFDEPTAVLTPAEILELMDIMKALVKEGKSIILITHKLDEIRAVADRVTVIRRGKSIQTVSIEGATNKDLAEMMVGRSVSFVTEKEEAQPKEVVLQISDLVVNENRGVPAVKELSLDVRAGEIVGIAGIDGNGQSELIQAITGLRKVKSGSIKIKGQEVVGFSPRKITEMNVSHVPEDRHRDGLVLEMMLSENIALQTYYKEPLSKNGVLNYNQINSYARKLMEEFDVRAANEIVPASALSGGNQQKAIIAREVDRNPDLLIVSQPTRGLDVGAIEYIHKRLIAERDKGKAVLVVSFELDEILNLSDRIAVIHDGKIQGIVKPSETNKQELGILMAGGEIKEASNE
- a CDS encoding BMP family lipoprotein — encoded protein: MNKKQWLGLGLVTVAAIGLAACGNRASRKDSSDAKTDLKAAIVTDTGGVDDKSFNQSAWEGLQAWGKENGLSKDNGFTYFQSTSEADFANNFSQAATNGYKLVYGVGYKLAPAVTAAADENADINYVIIDSVVGDKKNVASAVFADNEAAYLAGVAAAKTTKTNKVGFIGGARGEVITRFEKGFEAGVKSVNKDISVDVQYAEDFNNPEKGRTIAATQYAAGADVIYQAAGGTGAGVFKEAKDLNEKKNEDEKVWVLGVDRDQVDEGKYTSKDGKESNFVLASTLKQVGKTVQEIATQTADGKFPGGKVITFGLKDGGVDLTTSNLSEDAKKAVEDAKKQIIDGSVKAPEK
- a CDS encoding cytidine deaminase produces the protein MATTELIDLAVKTSENAYVPYSHFPIGAVLVTDDGKLYTGVNVENASFGLTNCGERTAIFKAVSEGERSFKELIIYGQTEKPVSPCGACRQVMAEFFEPDLPVTLVAKDKSTVVMTVKELLPYSFTDLT